A window of the Oryzias melastigma strain HK-1 linkage group LG11, ASM292280v2, whole genome shotgun sequence genome harbors these coding sequences:
- the chrna11 gene encoding cholinergic receptor, nicotinic, alpha 11 isoform X2, which yields MWLQMTWYDHYLQWNQSEYPGVKNLRFTSDQVWTPDILLYNSADDDFDSTFKTNVLVNSSGYAKYLPPGIFMSTCNVDVRWFPFDIQKCNLKFGSWTYDGWLLDLQMIEADISSYMPNGEWDLIGVPGSRNEIFYDCCKEPYTDVTFVITIRRRTLYYALNLLIPCVLLSSMTLLVFVLPADSGEKISLGITVLLSLTVFMLLVAEIMPATSDSVPLIGQYFASIMIIVGMSVIATTVVLQYHHHDPNGGNMPKWVQLVLLQWVAWFLRMKRPGESDDPERPPCAPHLRRCSSGSQSGSIPNPPDHTLHPLHPQSLAPLQTGPLHVGHPHLHTQSTTNNNGNLLYMGFQSIEDSSVLSEPVPRNMSAGPPRVAGSPPPHLPSQFCSSPPPPVDTVGCPSTVSSGGGFGGGAGGCSTAGIGDPQLQAILEEVRYMADRFREQDEAENVANQWKFAGAVIDRLCLVAFSVFNIICTISILMSAPNFVEAVSKDFV from the exons ATGTGGCTGCAGATG ACGTGGTACGATCACTACCTCCAGTGGAACCAGAGTGAATACCCCGGCGTGAAGAATCTGCGCTTCACCTCCGATCAGGTGTGGACTCCGGACATCCTCCTCTATAACAG TGCAGATGACGACTTTGACTCCACTTTTAAGACCAACGTCCTGGTGAACTCCAGCGGCTACGCCAAGTACCTGCCTCCAG GAATCTTCATGAGCACCTGCAACGTGGACGTTCGCTGGTTTCCTTTCGACATCCAGAAGTGCAACCTGAAGTTCGGCTCCTGGACGTACGACGGCTGGCTGCTGGACCTGCAGATGATCGAAGCCGACATCTCGTCCTACATGCCCAACGGGGAGTGGGATCTTATCG GAGTTCCCGGCTCCAGAAATGAGATCTTCTACGACTGCTGCAAGGAGCCGTACACGGACGTGACCTTCGTCATCACCATCCGCAGGCGGACGCTGTACTATGCGCTGAACCTGCTGATCCCGTGCGTGCTGCTGTCCTCCATGACCCTGCTGGTCTTCGTGCTGCCGGCCGACTCCGGAGAGAAGATCTCGCTGG GCATCACCGTGCTGCTGTCACTGACCGTCTTCATGCTGCTGGTGGCTGAGATCATGCCCGCCACGTCAGACTCCGTCCCCCTCATAG GTCAGTACTTCGCCAGCATCATGATCATCGTGGGGATGTCGGTCATCGCCACCACCGTGGTTCTGCAGTACCATCACCACGACCCCAACGGAGGAAACATGCCCAAATGG GTGCAGCTGGTCTTGCTCCAGTGGGTGGCGTGGTTCCTGCGGATGAAGCGGCCGGGCGAGAGCGACGACCCCGAGCGGCCGCCCTGCGCCCCTCACCTGCGGCGCTGCTCTTCGGGCTCTCAGAGCGGGAGCATCCCCAACCCCCCAGACCACACCCTCCACCCCCTGCACCCGCAGAGCCTGGCCCCCCTCCAGACGGGGCCCCTCCACGTGGGGCACCCCCACCTGCACACCCAGTCCACCACCAACAACAACGGGAACCTCCTGTACATGGGCTTCCAGAGCATCGAGGACTCGTCAGTGCTGTCGGAGCCGGTCCCGAGGAACATGTCGGCGGGGCCCCCCCGCGTGGCGGGGAGCCCCCCTCCGCACCTGCCGTCGCAGTTCTGCAGCTCCCCGCCGCCTCCCGTGGATACAGTGGGCTGTCCCAGCACCGTGTCCAGCGGCGGGGGGTTCGGGGGCGGCGCGGGGGGCTGCTCCACGGCCGGCATCGGGGACCCCCAGCTGCAGGCCATCCTGGAGGAGGTCCGGTACATGGCCGACCGCTTCCGGGAGCAGGACGAGGCGGAGAACGTGGCGAACCAGTGGAAGTTCGCGGGCGCCGTGATCGACCGGCTGTGCCTGGTGGCGTTCAGCGTCTTCAACATCATCTGCACCATCTCCATCCTCATGTCTGCGCCCAACTTCGTGGAGGCGGTCTCCAAGGACTTTGTTTGA
- the chrna11 gene encoding cholinergic receptor, nicotinic, alpha 11 isoform X1, translating to MRSSLSSISTLPPLTFLMLSILGPPPREKAHVPSSPSPSSHPAHAHFLRCRLEGERRISRSSRSPLSLSSLLSIPPPRLPATSGAFPPLLLRQLITRMWRSLALLLSGFSALIHVSLQGPHQRNLLKTLLKDYNRMERPVANDSHTLTVHFTLSLIQIMDVDEKNQVLTSNMWLQMTWYDHYLQWNQSEYPGVKNLRFTSDQVWTPDILLYNSADDDFDSTFKTNVLVNSSGYAKYLPPGIFMSTCNVDVRWFPFDIQKCNLKFGSWTYDGWLLDLQMIEADISSYMPNGEWDLIGVPGSRNEIFYDCCKEPYTDVTFVITIRRRTLYYALNLLIPCVLLSSMTLLVFVLPADSGEKISLGITVLLSLTVFMLLVAEIMPATSDSVPLIGQYFASIMIIVGMSVIATTVVLQYHHHDPNGGNMPKWVQLVLLQWVAWFLRMKRPGESDDPERPPCAPHLRRCSSGSQSGSIPNPPDHTLHPLHPQSLAPLQTGPLHVGHPHLHTQSTTNNNGNLLYMGFQSIEDSSVLSEPVPRNMSAGPPRVAGSPPPHLPSQFCSSPPPPVDTVGCPSTVSSGGGFGGGAGGCSTAGIGDPQLQAILEEVRYMADRFREQDEAENVANQWKFAGAVIDRLCLVAFSVFNIICTISILMSAPNFVEAVSKDFV from the exons ATGAGAAGCTCTCTTTCCTCGATCTCAACTCTCCCTCCATTGACATTTCTCATGCTCTCCATTTTGGGCCCACCTCCCAGAGAGAAAGCTCACGtcccctcctccccctccccctcctcccaTCCAGCACACGCTCATTTCCTCCGATGCCGACTGGAAGGAGAGCGGAGGATTTCTCGCAGCAGCCGGAGTCCGCTCTCCCTCTCCTCTCTTCTCTCCATCCCTCCTCCTCGCCTTCCTGCCACATCTGGAGCgtttcctcctctcctcctccggCAGCTCATCACCAGGATGTGGCGCTCGCTGgctctgctgctctctggatTCTCCGCTCTGATCCACG TGTCGCTGCAGGGTCCGCACCAGAGGAACCTGCTGAAGACCCTCCTGAAGGACTACAACCGGATGGAGAGGCCGGTGGCCAACGACTCGCACACGCTGACCGTCCACTTCACCCTCAGTCTGATCCAGATCATGGATGTG GACGAGAAGAACCAGGTGTTGACGTCTAACATGTGGCTGCAGATG ACGTGGTACGATCACTACCTCCAGTGGAACCAGAGTGAATACCCCGGCGTGAAGAATCTGCGCTTCACCTCCGATCAGGTGTGGACTCCGGACATCCTCCTCTATAACAG TGCAGATGACGACTTTGACTCCACTTTTAAGACCAACGTCCTGGTGAACTCCAGCGGCTACGCCAAGTACCTGCCTCCAG GAATCTTCATGAGCACCTGCAACGTGGACGTTCGCTGGTTTCCTTTCGACATCCAGAAGTGCAACCTGAAGTTCGGCTCCTGGACGTACGACGGCTGGCTGCTGGACCTGCAGATGATCGAAGCCGACATCTCGTCCTACATGCCCAACGGGGAGTGGGATCTTATCG GAGTTCCCGGCTCCAGAAATGAGATCTTCTACGACTGCTGCAAGGAGCCGTACACGGACGTGACCTTCGTCATCACCATCCGCAGGCGGACGCTGTACTATGCGCTGAACCTGCTGATCCCGTGCGTGCTGCTGTCCTCCATGACCCTGCTGGTCTTCGTGCTGCCGGCCGACTCCGGAGAGAAGATCTCGCTGG GCATCACCGTGCTGCTGTCACTGACCGTCTTCATGCTGCTGGTGGCTGAGATCATGCCCGCCACGTCAGACTCCGTCCCCCTCATAG GTCAGTACTTCGCCAGCATCATGATCATCGTGGGGATGTCGGTCATCGCCACCACCGTGGTTCTGCAGTACCATCACCACGACCCCAACGGAGGAAACATGCCCAAATGG GTGCAGCTGGTCTTGCTCCAGTGGGTGGCGTGGTTCCTGCGGATGAAGCGGCCGGGCGAGAGCGACGACCCCGAGCGGCCGCCCTGCGCCCCTCACCTGCGGCGCTGCTCTTCGGGCTCTCAGAGCGGGAGCATCCCCAACCCCCCAGACCACACCCTCCACCCCCTGCACCCGCAGAGCCTGGCCCCCCTCCAGACGGGGCCCCTCCACGTGGGGCACCCCCACCTGCACACCCAGTCCACCACCAACAACAACGGGAACCTCCTGTACATGGGCTTCCAGAGCATCGAGGACTCGTCAGTGCTGTCGGAGCCGGTCCCGAGGAACATGTCGGCGGGGCCCCCCCGCGTGGCGGGGAGCCCCCCTCCGCACCTGCCGTCGCAGTTCTGCAGCTCCCCGCCGCCTCCCGTGGATACAGTGGGCTGTCCCAGCACCGTGTCCAGCGGCGGGGGGTTCGGGGGCGGCGCGGGGGGCTGCTCCACGGCCGGCATCGGGGACCCCCAGCTGCAGGCCATCCTGGAGGAGGTCCGGTACATGGCCGACCGCTTCCGGGAGCAGGACGAGGCGGAGAACGTGGCGAACCAGTGGAAGTTCGCGGGCGCCGTGATCGACCGGCTGTGCCTGGTGGCGTTCAGCGTCTTCAACATCATCTGCACCATCTCCATCCTCATGTCTGCGCCCAACTTCGTGGAGGCGGTCTCCAAGGACTTTGTTTGA